In a single window of the Methanobacterium alcaliphilum genome:
- a CDS encoding ribonuclease H-like domain-containing protein encodes MTSLKNQKHEEYLCQSLDPLENLKNRLLLKYEDKSLEDLGAKPMETSQGEVLTIKNSQKINFKLKSQLKIKKSLTSDFKLLPGIGEVTEKRLKEQGYHNMESLQEHPKFSERASIFLEKLESESCSEMSSLVKKRYPSSHQRVLDCAGFAEKEHFIFLDIETLGLSGQPVILMGEASIENNEIEVRQYILKNLGDEPAVLSGFTDRITENTSFVSFNGVTFDLPYIKNRLRYFRLEYDLDRPHFDLLHYSRRFWRNKLPNCKLTTIERHLFDIERVDDVPGSHIPGYYSTYLKEDNIGPMVPIIEHNRLDIVTLALILAQMHDEI; translated from the coding sequence ATGACTTCTCTTAAAAACCAGAAACACGAAGAATATCTGTGCCAGTCATTAGATCCTCTGGAAAATCTGAAAAACAGGTTATTATTAAAATATGAGGATAAATCTCTGGAAGATTTAGGTGCGAAACCTATGGAAACCAGTCAAGGAGAGGTACTGACTATTAAAAATAGTCAAAAGATTAATTTTAAATTGAAATCCCAATTAAAGATTAAAAAATCCCTGACCTCAGATTTTAAACTTTTACCTGGTATTGGGGAGGTCACTGAAAAAAGATTAAAAGAACAGGGATATCACAACATGGAATCCCTGCAGGAACACCCTAAATTTAGTGAGAGGGCTTCCATATTCCTGGAGAAACTAGAATCTGAATCGTGTAGTGAAATGAGCAGCCTGGTTAAAAAAAGATACCCATCTTCCCATCAAAGAGTACTTGATTGTGCAGGTTTTGCTGAAAAAGAACACTTTATTTTTTTGGATATTGAAACACTGGGGCTATCGGGCCAACCAGTAATATTAATGGGTGAGGCCAGTATAGAAAATAATGAAATTGAAGTCAGACAATATATACTAAAAAATTTAGGCGACGAACCTGCTGTACTATCTGGATTTACAGATAGAATAACTGAAAACACCTCTTTCGTATCATTCAATGGAGTAACCTTTGATTTGCCTTATATAAAAAATCGTTTAAGATATTTTAGACTTGAATATGATTTGGATAGACCTCACTTTGATCTTTTACATTACTCCCGCAGATTCTGGAGAAATAAACTTCCCAACTGTAAATTAACCACTATTGAACGACACTTATTTGATATTGAAAGGGTGGATGATGTTCCTGGAAGCCATATACCGGGATACTATTCCACATATTTAAAAGAAGACAATATTGGCCCTATGGTTCCCATTATTGAACACAATCGCCTGGATATTGTTACTCTGGCTTTAATTTTAGCTCAGATGCATGATGAGATTTAA